A region from the Rhinoderma darwinii isolate aRhiDar2 chromosome 2, aRhiDar2.hap1, whole genome shotgun sequence genome encodes:
- the LOC142741717 gene encoding keratin, type II cytoskeletal cochleal-like, producing the protein MYSINVENNATKQCSKVTSNYNGNTQFKYKSSRQQLMKTSVEQTPELFASSVDHLTEKKHHVSSLHPQLLSSSGHKNFSSCSVASLKPSSSHCILSHSPKHTGHGHKTQHCFSSTSAQNIGFKGHKISARSFSSGKSGHGSVCGIGGIAHGFGGSSCSGGITSVTVNEGLLAPLNLEIDNGIQRVRTDEKNQIKGLNNKFASFIDKVRFLEQQNKMLDTKWALLQEQRTSRCQIEPLFETFISNLRRQLENLESEKARLNGDRSSMEGTAEELRRSYEEELNRRTSAENEFAGVKRDVDAAFLNKAGLQARADSLVDEINFLRTLYEAEIAQLQAQISDTSVVVSMDNSRDLDLNSIILEVRSQYEEIANRSRAEAEAMYQSRFDDLHMAAGQNGDSLQNSKNEIAELNQTIQRLKGEIENVKSQRAALESAINKAEERGEAAVRDAKIKLVELEAALQKAKQDMARQLREYQELMNVKLSLDIEIATYRKMLENEECRLGAEGPVNISVLHSSIGGKHQSKGMSHGISGYSHKGRLNSHSHVSKHHSAHGDYC; encoded by the exons ATGTATTCTATAAATGTAGAAAATAACGCTACCAAGCAATGCTCCAAAGTAACTTCAAATTACAATGGAAACACCCAGTTCAAGTATAAAAGCAGCAGGCAACAGCTCATGAAGACTTCAGTAGAGCAGACTCCTGAGCTCTTTGCATCTTCTGTAGATCATCTTACTGAGAAGAAGCATCATGTCTCATCACTCCATCCTCAGCTCCTCAGCTCCTCAGGACACAAGAACTTCAGCTCCTGTTCTGTGGCTTCACTTAAACCTTCCAGCTCTCACTGCATCTTATCACACTCTCCTAAACACACAGGACACGGCCACAAGACTCAACATTGCTTTAGCAGCACAAGTGCTCAGAATATTGGATTCAAGGGGCATAAGATTTCAGCTAGAAGTTTTAGTTCCGGGAAGAGCGGGCATGGATCTGTGTGTGGTATTGGAGGCATTGCTCATGGATTTGGAGGGTCATCCTGTTCTGGTGGGATTACCTCTGTTACTGTAAATGAAGGTCTACTGGCTCCTCTCAACTTGGAGATCGACAATGGTATCCAAAGAGTGAGGACTGATGAGAAGAACCAAATTAAAGGTCTCAACAACAAGTTTGCTTCCTTCATTGACAAG GTTAGGTTTCTGGAGCAACAGAACAAGATGCTGGACACCAAGTGGGCTCTTCTACAAGAACAAAGGACATCCAGGTGTCAGATTGAACCTCTGTTTGAGACTTTTATCAGCAACCTCAGGAGACAACTGGAGAATCTGGAATCTGAAAAAGCTCGTCTGAatggagataggagcagtatGGAGGGAACAGCTGAAGAACTGAGAAGGAG ctatGAAGAAGAATTAAACAGACGCACATCTGCAGAAAATGAATTTGCTGGAGTTAAGAGA GATGTTGATGCAGCTTTTCTGAACAAAGCTGGACTTCAGGCTCGGGCAGACTCCTTAGTTGATGAGATCAACTTCCTAAGGACACTTTATGAGGCA GAAATTGCTCAGCTCCAGGCTCAGATCTCAGATACTTCAGTGGTTGTATCAATGGACAACAGCCGAGACCTTGACCTAAACAGCATTATTTTAGAGGTCAGATCTCAATATGAGGAGATTGCTAACAGGAGCAGAGCTGAGGCCGAGGCTATGTACCAGTCAAGG TTTGATGACTTACATATGGCAGCTGGGCAAAATGGAGATAGTCTGCAGAACAGCAAGAATGAGATTGCTGAACTCAACCAGACAATTCAGAGACTTAAAGGAGAGATCGAAAATGTTAAATCCCAG CGTGCAGCCCTAGAATCTGCAATAAATAAAGCTGAGGAACGTGGAGAAGCTGCCGTCCGAGATGCCAAGATTAAACTGGTTGAACTAGAGGCTGCTCTACAGAAGGCCAAGCAGGACATGGCTCGCCAACTGAGAGAATACCAGGAGCTGATGAATGTTAAGCTGAGCCTGGACATTGAGATCGCCACTTATAGGAAGATGCTGGAAAATGAGGAGTGCAG GTtgggtgcagaaggacctgttaaTATTT CTGTTCTGCACTCTAGCATTGGGGGAAAACACCAATCTAAAGGAATGTCCCATGGAATAAGTGGATATTCCCATAAAGGAAGATTAAACTCACACAGTCATGTCTCTAAGCATCACTCAGCACATGGTGACTATTGTTGA